In Bacillus toyonensis BCT-7112, a single window of DNA contains:
- a CDS encoding peptidoglycan-N-acetylglucosamine deacetylase, whose amino-acid sequence MEKAFNMKRVVVVLIAVAAVAIGYFMFQSITSPAKAVAKQENVVQLASEQSKVELNKTAPSRFNGKERKVAYLTFDDGPGKYTAELLNTLKQHDAKATFFLIGANVKEFPDLVKRENAEGHYVGMHSMTHNFAKLYKNGEYVNEMKEDQSLIANIIGKSPKLTRPPYGSMPGLNEGLRNKVVEGGFKVWDWTIDSLDWKYNKMQVDAAAAQIAQNVLTNATKPQEVILMHDIHPQSVAAVPAILKGLKEKGYEFEAYHEESHFPVNFWHDNRM is encoded by the coding sequence ATGGAAAAAGCTTTTAATATGAAACGAGTAGTAGTCGTTTTAATAGCGGTTGCAGCAGTAGCTATTGGGTATTTTATGTTTCAATCAATTACTTCACCAGCAAAGGCTGTTGCAAAACAAGAAAATGTAGTACAGCTTGCAAGTGAACAATCAAAAGTTGAATTGAATAAAACGGCACCAAGTCGTTTTAATGGAAAAGAAAGAAAAGTTGCTTATCTTACATTTGATGATGGACCAGGCAAATATACGGCTGAATTATTAAATACGTTAAAACAGCATGATGCGAAGGCGACATTCTTTTTAATTGGAGCGAATGTAAAAGAGTTTCCGGATTTAGTGAAACGTGAAAATGCAGAGGGACATTATGTAGGTATGCATAGTATGACACATAATTTTGCAAAGTTATATAAAAATGGTGAATATGTAAATGAGATGAAAGAAGACCAAAGCTTAATTGCTAATATTATTGGAAAATCACCTAAATTAACACGTCCACCATATGGTTCGATGCCTGGATTAAATGAAGGTCTTCGAAATAAAGTGGTAGAAGGCGGTTTTAAAGTTTGGGATTGGACAATTGATTCATTAGATTGGAAATATAATAAAATGCAAGTTGATGCAGCTGCAGCGCAAATTGCTCAAAACGTATTAACAAATGCAACAAAACCACAAGAAGTAATTTTAATGCATGATATTCACCCGCAATCAGTCGCTGCTGTGCCAGCAATTTTAAAGGGGTTAAAAGAAAAGGGTTATGAGTTTGAAGCTTATCATGAAGAAAGTCACTTCCCAGTGAACTTCTGGCATGATAACCGTATGTAA
- a CDS encoding YkyA family protein, whose translation MKYGKVALVGALSVGVLTGCFGEKPEENLYTAFETAATQEKSLVDEAKKLEDLEKQGQELYSQILQEGKDHNDAVMKKIEQATANVADREKVLKNEKEMLEKAQKETKSVQSNIEKLEDKKVQKQAKAVEESYKKRYDAFQKMNENYTKALATEKELYEQLKVKETKLKEIGEKVKTFNELNGDAQKSKEQFNNYTKEYNDSKLAFYKDAQIKIKEQK comes from the coding sequence TTGAAGTATGGAAAAGTAGCATTAGTTGGAGCGTTATCAGTAGGGGTATTAACAGGTTGTTTCGGTGAAAAGCCAGAAGAAAATTTATATACAGCTTTTGAAACAGCAGCGACACAAGAAAAGTCTTTAGTTGATGAAGCGAAAAAATTAGAGGATTTAGAGAAGCAAGGTCAAGAACTATATTCTCAAATTTTACAAGAAGGTAAAGATCATAATGACGCAGTTATGAAAAAGATAGAACAAGCGACTGCAAATGTAGCTGACCGTGAAAAAGTATTGAAAAATGAAAAAGAAATGCTAGAAAAAGCGCAGAAGGAAACGAAATCCGTTCAAAGTAATATAGAAAAACTTGAAGATAAGAAAGTGCAAAAGCAAGCAAAGGCAGTTGAAGAGTCGTATAAAAAACGTTACGATGCATTCCAAAAGATGAATGAAAACTACACGAAGGCGTTAGCGACTGAAAAAGAACTGTACGAACAATTAAAGGTAAAAGAAACGAAATTAAAAGAGATTGGTGAGAAAGTTAAAACTTTTAATGAGTTAAATGGAGATGCACAAAAGTCGAAAGAGCAGTTTAACAATTATACAAAAGAGTATAATGACAGTAAATTAGCATTTTATAAAGATGCGCAGATTAAGATTAAAGAACAGAAATAA
- a CDS encoding MgtC/SapB family protein, translated as MSYEFLLKLGLALFLGLFIGIDRQLKNKPLGVKTSMVISVASCLITMVSIESVHVYSVPGHTNMDPMRLAAQIVSGIGFLGAGVILRRSNDVISGLTTASMVWAASALGIAIGAGFYLQATVAMILIILAINVLPHLVKIAGPYSLRQKDLSIKITVKEHQELDGIFKQIKKLGMHVKRVKIKDIDSGAFQQLEMVILAPEDLYTTELYSSLKEIDRVVSVEVESR; from the coding sequence ATGTCATATGAATTTTTACTCAAATTAGGTTTAGCGCTCTTTTTAGGATTATTCATCGGGATAGATAGGCAGCTAAAGAATAAACCGCTTGGTGTGAAAACAAGTATGGTTATTTCTGTAGCAAGTTGTTTAATTACGATGGTTTCAATTGAATCAGTTCATGTATATTCTGTTCCAGGTCATACAAATATGGATCCAATGCGTCTTGCTGCTCAAATTGTGAGCGGAATCGGTTTCCTTGGGGCAGGTGTCATTTTACGAAGAAGTAATGACGTTATTTCTGGATTAACGACAGCTTCTATGGTGTGGGCTGCTTCAGCTTTAGGTATAGCAATTGGAGCAGGGTTTTATTTACAAGCGACCGTTGCCATGATTTTAATTATTTTAGCGATTAACGTACTGCCTCACCTTGTGAAAATTGCAGGCCCGTATTCATTAAGACAAAAGGACTTATCTATAAAAATTACTGTAAAAGAGCACCAAGAATTAGATGGTATATTTAAGCAAATTAAAAAATTAGGCATGCATGTAAAACGAGTGAAAATTAAAGATATTGATAGTGGTGCATTTCAGCAATTGGAGATGGTTATTTTAGCTCCAGAAGATTTATATACAACTGAGTTATATAGTTCACTAAAAGAGATTGATCGAGTTGTTTCAGTTGAAGTTGAAAGTAGATAA
- a CDS encoding GNAT family N-acetyltransferase, which yields MVEIHIRRATKSDIAAIAKIHVESWKTTYTGIFENEILENVTFEQRKKQWENIFQKEDNYQFRFVAETLNGKIIGFIDGGVERSGTYNCDGELYAIYLLQQYQGMKIGQKLFQVLLSECIKNGMQSLLVWVVTNNPAKKFYEKYNPEKIDTKFLERVQVEETAYCWRNINNIIM from the coding sequence ATGGTGGAGATACACATTAGAAGGGCGACAAAATCGGATATTGCAGCAATAGCAAAAATACATGTGGAAAGCTGGAAAACAACGTATACCGGGATATTCGAAAACGAAATTTTAGAAAATGTAACATTTGAACAAAGAAAAAAGCAGTGGGAGAATATTTTTCAAAAAGAAGATAATTACCAATTCAGATTTGTAGCAGAAACGTTAAATGGAAAAATAATCGGATTCATTGATGGGGGAGTTGAAAGAAGCGGTACATATAATTGTGATGGGGAATTATATGCGATTTATCTGTTACAACAGTATCAAGGAATGAAAATAGGACAAAAATTATTTCAAGTGTTACTGTCGGAATGTATAAAAAATGGTATGCAATCTCTTTTAGTTTGGGTCGTTACTAATAATCCCGCTAAAAAGTTTTATGAAAAATATAATCCTGAAAAAATTGATACGAAATTTTTAGAGAGAGTACAGGTAGAAGAAACAGCGTATTGCTGGAGGAATATAAATAATATTATTATGTAA
- a CDS encoding IucA/IucC family protein encodes MQHAKQIAEHATIQSFLNCYLRETGSGEWITEDERMESIFSNTLNRNVVPTYLCCRLSAQNVTLYGEVIYKSATDRHLFGEQFYYQIGETKTVIKADYVTVITFLIKEMSINYGEGTNPAELMLRVICSCQNIEEFTKERAEDTSALYGFHTTFIEAEQSLLFGHLTHPTPKSRQGILDWKSAMYSPELKGECQLHYFRAHKSIVNEKSLLLDSTTTIIKEELSKDEMVNEEFIEKYCKEDEYSLIPIHPLQAEWLLHQPYVQEWINQGVLEYIGPVGKCYMATSSLRTLYHPHSKYMLKFSFPVKVTNSMRINKLKELESGLEGKEMLNTAIGEVRERFPGFDFICDPAFITLNYGTQESGFEVIIRENPFYSEHANDATLIAGLVQDAIPGERTRLSNIIHHIAELENRSCEEVSLEWFRRYVNISLKPMVWMYLQYGVALEAHQQNSVVQLKDGYPVKYYFRDNQGFYFCNSMKEMLNNELSGIGERTGNLYDDYIVDERFRYYLIFNHMFGLINGFGTAGLIKEEILLSELRSVLESFLPYNREPSTFLRELLEEDKLACKANLLTRFFDVDELTNPLEQAIYVQVHNPLVREVAVRS; translated from the coding sequence ATGCAGCATGCGAAACAAATCGCAGAACATGCAACAATACAAAGTTTTTTAAACTGTTATTTAAGAGAAACAGGGAGTGGGGAATGGATTACAGAGGATGAAAGAATGGAAAGTATCTTCAGTAATACGTTAAATAGAAATGTAGTCCCCACATATTTATGTTGTCGGCTATCGGCACAGAATGTTACTTTGTATGGAGAAGTTATATATAAATCAGCAACAGATCGCCATTTGTTTGGAGAACAGTTTTATTATCAAATTGGAGAAACTAAAACTGTTATAAAAGCAGATTATGTTACAGTTATTACATTTTTAATAAAAGAGATGTCTATCAACTATGGAGAAGGAACTAATCCTGCTGAGCTTATGCTTCGAGTTATTTGTAGTTGTCAAAATATTGAAGAATTTACAAAAGAGAGAGCAGAAGATACATCTGCATTATATGGTTTCCATACAACTTTTATAGAGGCGGAGCAATCTTTATTATTTGGGCATTTAACTCATCCTACCCCAAAGAGTAGACAAGGTATATTGGATTGGAAAAGTGCAATGTATTCTCCAGAATTAAAAGGAGAATGCCAGCTTCATTATTTTCGCGCACATAAAAGTATAGTAAATGAAAAATCATTATTATTAGATTCTACAACAACGATTATAAAAGAAGAATTAAGTAAAGATGAGATGGTAAATGAGGAATTTATAGAGAAGTACTGTAAGGAAGATGAATATTCATTAATTCCAATTCATCCGCTTCAGGCTGAATGGTTATTACATCAACCTTATGTACAAGAGTGGATAAATCAAGGAGTGCTTGAATATATTGGTCCAGTAGGTAAGTGTTATATGGCAACATCATCACTTAGGACGCTATATCATCCTCATTCGAAATATATGCTTAAGTTTTCCTTTCCAGTGAAAGTAACAAATTCAATGCGCATTAATAAGTTGAAAGAACTTGAGAGTGGCCTTGAAGGGAAGGAAATGTTAAATACGGCTATTGGTGAAGTACGAGAAAGATTTCCAGGCTTTGATTTTATTTGTGATCCAGCCTTTATTACATTAAATTATGGAACACAAGAATCTGGATTTGAAGTAATTATTCGCGAGAACCCTTTCTATAGTGAACATGCAAATGATGCTACATTAATTGCTGGACTAGTTCAAGATGCTATTCCTGGAGAGCGCACTCGTTTATCGAATATAATTCATCATATAGCAGAGTTAGAAAATAGAAGCTGTGAAGAAGTAAGTTTAGAGTGGTTTAGACGGTATGTAAATATTTCTTTAAAGCCGATGGTATGGATGTATTTACAGTATGGAGTTGCATTAGAAGCTCATCAACAAAATAGTGTTGTACAGTTGAAGGATGGTTATCCAGTAAAATATTATTTCCGTGATAATCAAGGATTTTATTTCTGTAATTCAATGAAAGAGATGCTTAATAATGAGTTATCTGGTATTGGAGAACGTACTGGGAATTTATATGACGATTATATTGTAGATGAAAGGTTTCGTTACTATTTAATTTTTAATCATATGTTTGGACTTATTAACGGTTTTGGTACGGCAGGATTAATTAAGGAGGAAATTCTACTTTCTGAATTAAGGTCTGTATTGGAATCATTCCTTCCATATAACCGTGAACCTTCTACATTTTTAAGAGAATTGTTGGAAGAGGATAAGTTGGCATGTAAAGCAAATTTATTAACGAGATTTTTCGATGTCGATGAATTAACAAATCCATTAGAGCAAGCAATTTATGTGCAAGTGCATAATCCACTCGTTAGAGAAGTGGCTGTTCGTTCATAA
- a CDS encoding IucA/IucC family protein translates to MKVDMYHTKILKALESEEYISVRRRVLRQLVESLIYEGIITPVRVEKEEQILFIIQGLDEENKNVSYQCHGRERMTFGRIAVDSLLIRVQDEQQEIQSVSQFLEEVFRVVNVERTRLDSFIHELEQTIFKDTIAQYERNKREEYTRKSYDEFESHLIDGHPYHPSYKARIGFQYRDNFQYGYEFMKPIKLIWIAAHKKYATVGYENEMIYSNTLTEEIGVQRIEEYINRIQNMGCNPKQYLFIPVHPWQWENFIIPNYADHIQGKYVIYLGESSDDYCAQQSMRTLRNMTNPKKPYVKLSMNLLNTSTIRTLKPHSVVSAPAISNWLSDVVSQDPYLRDESRLILLKEFSSVTYDTNKKATYGSLGCIWRESVHKYVDKQEDAVPFNGLYAKKKDSTPIIDAWLNKYGIENWLQVLIQKAIIPVLHLVVEHGIALESHGQNMILVHKEGLPVRVALKDFHEGLEFYRPYLKEIDKCPEFTKMHKTYVNGKMNDFFEMDRIECLQEMVLDALFLFNLGELAFILADEYEWKEERFWMLIVEEIENHFRKYPHLKERFESIQLYTATFYAEQLTKRRLYLDVESLVHEVPNPLYSAKQLNIQKSFVTGGNYANR, encoded by the coding sequence ATGAAAGTGGATATGTATCACACGAAAATATTGAAGGCACTTGAATCAGAAGAATACATTTCAGTGCGAAGAAGGGTGTTACGTCAGTTAGTAGAATCGTTAATTTATGAGGGGATTATAACGCCAGTTCGTGTAGAGAAGGAAGAACAAATTCTTTTTATTATACAAGGACTTGATGAAGAAAATAAAAATGTTTCGTACCAATGCCACGGAAGAGAAAGGATGACATTTGGACGTATTGCTGTAGACTCGTTACTAATACGAGTGCAAGATGAACAACAAGAAATACAATCTGTGTCGCAATTTTTAGAAGAAGTTTTTCGGGTTGTTAACGTAGAACGAACTAGATTAGATTCTTTTATTCACGAATTAGAACAAACAATATTTAAAGACACGATTGCACAATATGAAAGAAATAAAAGGGAGGAATATACTCGAAAATCTTACGATGAGTTTGAAAGCCATTTAATAGACGGTCACCCGTATCATCCTAGCTATAAAGCGCGCATTGGATTTCAATATCGTGACAATTTTCAATATGGATATGAATTCATGAAGCCAATAAAACTCATCTGGATTGCAGCACATAAGAAATATGCGACTGTAGGTTATGAAAATGAAATGATTTATAGCAATACTTTAACAGAAGAAATTGGTGTGCAGAGAATAGAAGAATATATAAATCGTATTCAAAATATGGGATGTAATCCAAAACAGTATTTGTTTATCCCAGTCCACCCTTGGCAGTGGGAGAACTTTATTATTCCTAATTATGCTGATCATATACAGGGGAAATATGTGATTTATTTAGGGGAATCATCGGATGATTACTGCGCCCAACAGTCAATGAGAACATTAAGAAATATGACGAATCCAAAGAAGCCGTATGTTAAGTTATCGATGAATTTACTTAATACTTCAACTATCCGTACGTTGAAACCACATTCGGTTGTGAGTGCACCAGCTATATCAAATTGGTTAAGTGATGTCGTAAGTCAGGATCCTTATTTAAGGGATGAATCGCGCTTGATTTTATTAAAGGAATTCTCGAGCGTAACGTATGATACGAATAAGAAAGCTACATATGGTTCATTAGGATGTATTTGGCGTGAAAGCGTTCACAAATATGTAGATAAACAAGAGGATGCAGTTCCCTTTAATGGCTTATATGCAAAAAAGAAAGATAGTACACCAATTATTGACGCATGGTTAAACAAATATGGAATAGAAAATTGGCTGCAAGTACTTATTCAAAAAGCGATAATACCGGTTTTACATCTTGTTGTAGAGCACGGGATCGCATTAGAATCACACGGTCAAAATATGATTTTAGTCCATAAAGAAGGGCTACCTGTCCGGGTTGCATTAAAGGACTTTCATGAAGGACTTGAGTTTTATCGTCCATACTTGAAAGAAATTGACAAATGCCCTGAGTTTACAAAAATGCATAAAACGTATGTGAACGGAAAAATGAATGATTTCTTTGAAATGGATCGCATCGAATGTTTGCAAGAGATGGTTTTAGATGCACTTTTCTTATTTAATCTAGGAGAGTTAGCTTTCATACTTGCGGATGAATATGAATGGAAAGAAGAACGTTTTTGGATGCTGATTGTCGAAGAAATTGAAAATCATTTTAGAAAATATCCACATTTGAAAGAGAGATTTGAATCCATTCAATTATACACAGCTACTTTCTATGCGGAGCAATTAACGAAGCGTCGTTTATATTTGGATGTAGAATCGCTTGTTCATGAAGTTCCAAATCCATTGTATAGTGCAAAGCAACTTAACATACAAAAATCATTTGTTACAGGGGGAAATTATGCTAATCGTTAA
- a CDS encoding AMP-binding protein: protein MLIVNKQEYSKNDFESRLQVYEEMEQFQAAKGNRFALCLKDPFDIITLVFFLKEKKSSVLLIHEDTPKDTAIKMARRANCTGLLYGECSEFTKLEVVNSLLQEPSLLQYSSGTTGEPKLICRSWTEVDTEIVAYNEALNCEEDEVPIVMAPVSHSYGLICGTLSSITRGSKPIIITNKNPKFALNIIRNTEKHIIYAVPLMLHIMGSFPLGTFQFHKIMTSGSPLPETLFYKLNEMTTYMMQQYGCSEAGCISICHDMESHLDLGKPLPHVSINIGSDENEPEEIVVKIAGKEIYTKDLGYESERGLHFMGRMDDVINVSGLKVFPIEVEETMLRLEGIQEAIVYRGKHPVMGEIVKAKVISHIDPVQIREWCIQHLPSYKVPYEIESVTEIPKNKTGKVSRKLLEMGEVTT, encoded by the coding sequence ATGCTAATCGTTAATAAACAAGAGTATAGTAAAAATGATTTTGAATCGAGATTACAAGTTTACGAGGAAATGGAACAATTTCAAGCAGCAAAAGGAAATAGATTTGCACTTTGTCTGAAAGATCCATTTGATATTATTACACTTGTGTTTTTCTTAAAAGAAAAGAAATCATCTGTACTTCTTATACATGAAGATACACCAAAAGATACGGCTATTAAAATGGCAAGGCGTGCAAATTGTACGGGACTTTTATATGGAGAATGTAGCGAATTTACAAAATTAGAAGTAGTGAATTCATTACTACAAGAGCCTTCTTTATTGCAATATAGCTCAGGAACCACGGGAGAACCGAAATTGATTTGCAGATCATGGACGGAAGTTGATACTGAAATCGTTGCTTATAATGAAGCTTTAAATTGTGAAGAAGATGAAGTACCGATTGTTATGGCTCCTGTTTCACATTCGTACGGATTAATATGTGGTACGTTATCTTCTATTACAAGAGGAAGTAAGCCTATAATTATTACGAATAAAAACCCTAAATTCGCATTAAATATTATTCGCAATACAGAAAAACATATCATATATGCAGTACCATTGATGCTACATATTATGGGGAGTTTTCCACTAGGAACGTTCCAGTTTCATAAAATTATGACATCCGGATCACCTTTGCCCGAAACATTATTTTATAAACTAAATGAAATGACAACGTACATGATGCAGCAATATGGATGTTCTGAAGCTGGTTGTATTAGTATATGTCATGATATGGAGAGTCATTTAGATTTAGGAAAACCACTTCCACATGTAAGTATAAACATAGGATCAGATGAAAATGAGCCTGAAGAAATCGTAGTGAAAATTGCTGGAAAGGAAATTTATACGAAAGATTTAGGGTATGAATCTGAGCGTGGCCTTCACTTTATGGGGCGTATGGATGATGTAATCAATGTTTCAGGGTTAAAAGTGTTTCCTATAGAGGTGGAAGAAACGATGCTTCGATTAGAAGGTATTCAAGAAGCCATTGTATACCGAGGGAAACATCCAGTGATGGGAGAAATCGTAAAAGCGAAAGTAATCTCTCATATTGACCCAGTACAAATAAGAGAATGGTGTATTCAGCACTTACCGTCTTATAAAGTTCCGTATGAAATTGAAAGTGTAACTGAAATTCCGAAAAATAAAACTGGAAAAGTAAGTAGAAAGTTACTAGAGATGGGAGAGGTTACAACATGA
- the asbD gene encoding petrobactin biosynthesis protein AsbD — translation MRRETLKSAVLKIMTEKMELRNVTHLEETMRLNQDLYIDSVMMLQLIVYIEMDLKLCVPEDEVDPKAFLTVGSLLDFMEELQPLQESNVNN, via the coding sequence ATGAGACGTGAAACGTTAAAGAGTGCAGTGCTGAAAATTATGACAGAAAAAATGGAACTGAGAAATGTAACGCATTTAGAAGAAACAATGCGTTTAAATCAAGATTTATATATAGATTCGGTAATGATGTTGCAGCTTATCGTATACATAGAAATGGATTTGAAGTTATGTGTCCCAGAGGATGAGGTAGATCCAAAGGCGTTTCTTACTGTAGGATCTTTACTTGATTTTATGGAAGAGTTACAGCCGTTACAAGAATCAAATGTGAATAACTAA
- a CDS encoding DUF6005 family protein, translated as MTSIKVHCLVSCFCEIIKRRGDIDFRPFYFGLWDGDFDITEGGIISYHSENINHDNYLLWYEKLYGIKVNEWYDHAKDKDRNVETFLELVENKPENRYVIVMVDMSLLPERENKFHQKPFPHYLMISKTEKEEEWFMLDPDFRWEGNMEREKVIHSVQDNPFGGGYFIDVEAIQEPTQEMVANYFTETFKKYDNELTMELKNLIIKMANEEEGYSLSKLVVAVKQIPVLAIRKYSYEHAFAYFRETLQYSEEEFDYWCDRVEDIVQGFTNVQYRAIKMAMTNNKGMLVSIIEKLDEMNAIELQIKKELERQFLSWKGMKTNQSVVTL; from the coding sequence ATGACTTCAATTAAAGTGCACTGTTTAGTGAGCTGTTTTTGTGAAATTATAAAAAGACGTGGTGATATAGATTTTCGTCCATTTTATTTTGGACTATGGGATGGAGACTTTGATATAACAGAAGGCGGAATTATTTCGTATCACTCCGAAAACATTAACCATGATAATTATTTACTTTGGTATGAAAAACTGTATGGTATTAAAGTGAACGAATGGTATGATCATGCAAAAGATAAAGATAGAAATGTAGAAACATTTTTAGAATTAGTAGAAAATAAGCCGGAAAATCGTTATGTAATTGTAATGGTGGATATGTCTTTATTACCAGAGAGGGAAAATAAGTTTCACCAAAAACCATTTCCGCATTATTTAATGATATCGAAGACAGAGAAAGAAGAAGAATGGTTCATGTTAGATCCTGATTTTCGTTGGGAAGGGAATATGGAAAGAGAAAAAGTGATTCACTCTGTTCAAGATAATCCATTCGGTGGTGGTTATTTCATTGATGTAGAGGCGATTCAGGAGCCGACGCAAGAAATGGTAGCTAATTATTTCACTGAGACATTCAAAAAGTATGATAATGAACTGACTATGGAATTAAAAAATTTAATTATAAAAATGGCAAATGAGGAAGAGGGGTATTCGCTCTCTAAGCTTGTAGTAGCAGTAAAACAAATACCAGTACTTGCAATTCGTAAATATAGTTATGAACATGCCTTTGCATACTTCCGTGAAACGTTACAATACTCGGAAGAGGAGTTTGATTATTGGTGTGATCGGGTAGAGGATATTGTACAAGGATTTACAAATGTACAGTATCGTGCAATTAAAATGGCAATGACGAATAATAAGGGTATGCTCGTATCGATTATTGAAAAACTGGATGAAATGAATGCAATTGAACTGCAAATTAAGAAGGAATTAGAGAGACAGTTTCTATCATGGAAAGGTATGAAAACAAATCAGTCTGTCGTAACTCTTTAA
- a CDS encoding sugar phosphate isomerase/epimerase family protein, which translates to MKYSLCTISFRHQLISFTDIVQFAYENGFEGIELWGTHAQNLYVQERETTERELNFLKDKNLEITMISDYLDISLSADFEKTMGKCEQLVMLANWFNTNKIRTFAGQKGSVDFSKQERQEYVKRIHKICDLFAQHDMYVLLETHPNTLTDTLPSTLELLEEVDHPNLKINLDFLHIWESGADPIDSFHRLRPWIQHYHFKNISSADYLHVFEPNNVYAAAGSRIGMVPLFEGIVNYDDIIREVRDTDYFASLEWFGHNAKDILKEEMKVLTDRRLEVVTS; encoded by the coding sequence ATGAAATATTCGCTATGTACCATTTCATTTCGTCATCAATTAATTTCATTTACTGATATTGTTCAATTTGCATATGAAAACGGTTTTGAAGGAATTGAATTGTGGGGAACTCATGCACAAAATTTGTATGTGCAAGAGCGTGAAACGACAGAACGAGAGTTGAATTTTTTAAAGGATAAAAACTTAGAAATTACGATGATAAGTGATTATTTAGACATATCATTATCAGCAGATTTTGAAAAAACGATGGGGAAATGTGAACAACTCGTAATGTTAGCAAATTGGTTTAATACGAATAAAATTCGTACGTTTGCCGGACAAAAAGGGAGTGTAGACTTCTCGAAACAAGAGAGACAAGAGTATGTAAAGAGAATTCACAAGATTTGTGATTTATTTGCTCAGCATGATATGTATGTACTTTTAGAAACACATCCAAATACGTTAACGGACACGTTGCCGTCTACTTTGGAATTATTAGAAGAAGTAGACCATCCGAATTTGAAAATAAACCTTGATTTTCTTCATATATGGGAGTCTGGTGCAGATCCAATAGACAGTTTTCATCGACTAAGACCGTGGATACAACATTACCATTTTAAGAATATATCGTCAGCGGATTATTTACATGTATTTGAACCTAATAATGTATATGCCGCAGCGGGAAGTCGTATTGGTATGGTTCCATTATTTGAAGGTATTGTAAATTATGATGATATCATTCGGGAAGTGCGAGATACGGACTATTTTGCTTCGCTAGAATGGTTTGGACACAACGCGAAAGATATATTAAAAGAAGAAATGAAAGTATTAACAGATAGAAGATTAGAGGTAGTAACTTCGTAA
- a CDS encoding alpha/beta-type small acid-soluble spore protein, which produces MARNRNSNQLASHGAQAALDQMKYEIAQEFGVQLGAETSSRANGSVGGEITKRLVAMAEQQLGGGYTR; this is translated from the coding sequence ATGGCTAGAAATCGTAATTCTAATCAATTAGCATCACATGGAGCACAAGCGGCTCTAGATCAAATGAAATATGAAATTGCACAAGAGTTTGGTGTACAACTTGGAGCTGAAACTTCTTCACGTGCAAACGGTTCTGTAGGTGGTGAAATCACGAAACGCCTTGTAGCGATGGCAGAACAACAACTTGGTGGCGGATATACTCGCTAA